The following proteins come from a genomic window of Lolium rigidum isolate FL_2022 chromosome 5, APGP_CSIRO_Lrig_0.1, whole genome shotgun sequence:
- the LOC124656626 gene encoding probable metal-nicotianamine transporter YSL16, translated as MNSRLRLPPKPAGAAAAAAGELELLVPRAAGMDRHELGGAGAVEIEKAPREAGADMESEPAAARAAERVPPWREQLTARGLVAALLIGVVYTVIVMKLSLTTGIVPTLNVSAAMLAFLALRGWTHVLHRLGIASRPFTRQENTVVQTCIVACYTIGFGGGFGSFLLGLDKKTYELAGASTPGNVPGSYKDPGIGWMMGFLLAVSFVGLLTLLPLRKVLVIDYKLTYPSGTATAVLINGFHTPQGDKNAKKQVLGFLKYFGISFFWSFFQWFYTAGDFCGFMQFPTFGLKAWKQSFFFEPAMCSGSGALLRGLDG; from the exons ATGAACTCACGCCTGCGTCTCCCTCCCAAACccgcaggcgccgccgccgccgccgccggagagctcGAGCTGCTCGTCCCGCGGGCCGCGGGCATGGACCGCCACGAGCTGGGCGGCGCGGGAGCCGTCGAGATCGAGAAGGCGCCGCGCGAGGCCGGGGCGGACATGGAGTCGGAGCCggccgcggcgcgcgcggcggagcGCGTCCCGCCGTGGCGCGAGCAGCTGACGGCCCGCGGCCTGGTGGCGGCGCTGCTCATCGGCGTCGTCTACACCGTCATCGTCATGAAGCTCAGCCTCACCACGGGGATCGTGCCCACGCTCAACGTCTCCGCCGCGATGCTCGCCTTCCTCGCGCTCCGCGGATGGACGCACGTGCTCCACCGACTCGGCATTGCCTCACGCCCCTTCACGCGACAGGAGAACACCGTCGTCCAGACCTGCATCGTCGCCTGCTACACCATCGGATTCGGCG GCGGGTTCGGGTCCTTCTTGCTGGGGCTGGACAAGAAGACCTACGAGCTGGCCGGGGCCAGCACGCCGGGGAATGTGCCGGGGAGCTACAAGGACCCCGGCATCGGATGGATGATGggcttcctcctcgccgtcagCTTCGTCGGCCTCCTCACCTTGCTCCCCCTCAGAAAG GTGCTCGTCATCGACTATAAACTAACCTATCCAAGTGGGACTGCGACTGCCGTGCTCATAAACGGCTTCCACACACCTCAAGGAGATAAGAATGCAAA GAAGCAGGTCCTGGGCTTCCTCAAGTACTTTGGGATCAGCTTCTTctggagctttttccagtggttctACACCGCCGGCGACTTCTGCGGATTCATGCAGTTCCCCACATTTGGGCTGAAGGCTTGGAAACAATC ATTCTTCTTCGAGCCTGCCAT GTGCAGTGGAAGCGGTGCGTTGCTGCGTGGTTTGGATGGCTGA
- the LOC124658262 gene encoding ethylene-responsive transcription factor 1-like translates to MCGAEVIPNGHGRPGQAPSPGKRKMRGSRLADEDFEAWEAEFQEFMAAADEEEDIEPFLPGVPAESCKPEHRSPVIAKPKRRRVSPSHPYRGIRQRAWGRWSAEIRDPTKGVRVWIGTFDTAADAARAYDAEALRIHGTKARTNFPAGTAAPAPAPRSQLPGMSPCRAVCGRDNVARATESASTSSSSEVCSNAPARILLECCSDDVMESLLAGSDMAGTIDFWSVRFPS, encoded by the exons ATGTGCGGAGCGGAGGTCATCCCAAACGGCCATGGTCGCCCCGGCCAAGCCCCGTCTCCGGGGAAGAGGAAAATGCGCGGCAGCAGGCTCGCGGATGAGGATTTTGAAGCCTGGGAGGCCGAGTTCCAGGAGTTCATGGCCgccgctgacgaggaggaggacattgAGCCGTTCTTGCCAG GTGTCCCGGCGGAGTCCTGCAAGCCGGAGCACCGTTCGCCGGTCATTGCGAAGCCAAAGCGGCGTAGGGTGAGTCCTAGCCACCCGTACCGCGGCATCCGGCAGCGAGCATGGGGGAGGTGGTCGGCGGAGATCCGTGACCCCACCAAGGGCGTCCGCGTCTGGatcggcaccttcgacaccgcggcggacgctgcgcgcgcCTACGACGCCGAGGCGCTGCGCATCCACGGCACGAAGGCCAGGACCAACTTCCCTGCTGGCACGGCGGCGCCGGCACCGGCGCCGCGCAGTCAACTTCCTGGGATGTCTCCTTGCAGAGCCGTCTGCGGCAGGGACAACGTAGCCCGTGCGACGGAGAGTgcctcgacgtcgtcgtcgtccgaggTCTGCAGCAACGCCCCGGCGCGCATACTGTTGGAGTGCTGCTCGGACGACGTGATGGAGAGCCTCCTCGCCGGCTCCGACATGGCAGGCACCATCGACTTCTGGAGCGTCCGTTTCCCAAGCTAA
- the LOC124656628 gene encoding L-type lectin-domain containing receptor kinase IX.2-like translates to MVCHTPSSEIIFITIFLSNEFTRTTLAPRDRPYVGLIIAANVVGACLLLLLVWFILSWFMWKRGRDSLIAGAGLRQFMYHDLVNATNNFCTERRLGEGAFGAVYLGKSFNVDNGQQQDVAIKEIFKGSNEGRKDFLAELNIISKTKHKNLVRLEGWCCRSKRSTWSLMCWCFLKQVDHKLFLIYELMPQGDLDHHLHQNKDTVLPWPARYKIVKGLGSGLAYLHHECDPYILHRDIKPGNILLDDEYNAKLADFGLSRIGNKNNATLMTTAVGTMAYMDPQCIKDGDVRFNPSTDVYSFGLVLLEIACARHKSREQVWELYRTYGAAALIVEDVADQRLEGNFDREQMRRVLVVGLWCSLPDGSHRPSMRQALRLLEEDDTPLPDLASCDTFDLIRL, encoded by the exons ATGGTTTGCCACACcccatcctcg GAAATCATATTCATTACCATATTTCTTAGTAATGAATTTACGAGAACCACTCTTGCACCCAGGGATAGGCCATATGT AGGCCTAATTATAGCAGCAAATGTTGTAGGAGCTTGTCTGCTTCTACTTCTAGTTTGGTTCATTCTATCATGGTTTATGTGGAAAAGAGGGCGCGATTCCCTTATCGCAGGAGCTGGCCTTAGGCAATTCATGTACCACGATTTAGTCAATGCAACCAACAACTTCTGCACAGAGAGGAGGCTAGGGGAAGGTGCCTTTGGCGCAGTGTACCTAGGGAAATCCTTCAATGTCGACAATGGCCAGCAACAAGATGTTGCTATCAAGGAGATCTTCAAGGGGTCTAATGAAGGAAGAAAGGACTTCCTCGCTGAACTCAACATTATTAGCAAGACCAAGCACAAGAATCTAGTCAGGCTGGAAGGTTGGTGCTGCCGCAGCAAAAGAAGCACTTGGAGCTTGATGTGTTGGTGCTTCCTAAAGCAGGTTGATCACAAGCTCTTCCTTATCTATGAACTGATGCCACAGGGCGATCTCGACCATCACCTACATCAGAATAAGGATACAGTTCTGCCGTGGCCAGCTAGGTACAAAATAGTGAAGGGACTAGGATCTGGTCTTGCTTACCTCCATCACGAATGCGATCCGTACATACTGCACAGGGATATCAAGCCTGGCAATATACTTCTTGATGATGAATACAACGCCAAGTTAGCTGACTTTGGCCTATCGAGGATTGGGAATAAAAACAATGCCACACTGATGACCACCGCAGTGGGCACCATGGCATACATGGACCCGCAATGCATAAAAGATGGTGACGTCAGGTTCAACCCCAGCACAGACGTCTACAGCTTTGGGCTCGTGCTTCTTGAGATTGCGTGCGCGAGGcataagtcgagggagcaagtgtGGGAATTGTATAGAACCTATGGCGCCGCCGCGCTTATTGTGGAGGATGTGGCTGACCAGAGGTTAGAAGGCAACTTCGATCGGGAGCAGATGCGGCGTGTGCTTGTCGTGGGCCTTTGGTGTTCTCTCCCTGACGGTTCGCACCGACCTTCTATGCGGCAAGCTTTGCGACTCCTGGAAGAGGATGACACACCGTTGCCTGATCTTGCATCATGTGACACTTTCGACTTAATCCGTTTATAG